One genomic region from Campylobacter concisus encodes:
- a CDS encoding thioredoxin, with protein sequence MTLKRAIITSLCIFAFFGCGDENKQKKEQNTSEQTQGKILDKNASKDENLSKDSLTPKMSENAQDSEIKEINLKLLSGATMQITKRSNGFDVKDGKKATLYVFFATWCPPCKAEIPHLNNLSEKFKNELDIVGVLLEDKSEDEVKDFAQKYKIKYEVAVGEGNFLFEKAMGGIKGLPASALFKANGDYVQGYIGLVPEEMLENDINRATK encoded by the coding sequence ATGACATTAAAACGAGCAATTATAACATCACTTTGCATTTTTGCATTTTTTGGATGCGGCGACGAGAACAAGCAAAAAAAAGAGCAAAATACAAGCGAACAAACGCAAGGCAAAATTTTAGATAAAAATGCTAGCAAAGATGAAAATTTAAGCAAAGACTCACTCACTCCAAAAATGAGTGAAAATGCCCAAGATAGCGAGATAAAAGAGATAAATCTAAAGCTGCTAAGTGGAGCAACTATGCAGATTACAAAAAGAAGCAATGGCTTTGATGTAAAAGATGGTAAAAAAGCAACGCTTTACGTATTTTTTGCCACTTGGTGCCCTCCTTGCAAGGCTGAGATCCCGCATCTAAACAACTTAAGTGAGAAATTTAAAAATGAGCTAGATATCGTTGGTGTGCTACTTGAAGACAAAAGTGAAGATGAAGTAAAAGATTTTGCTCAAAAATATAAAATAAAATATGAAGTCGCGGTTGGCGAGGGAAATTTTTTATTTGAAAAAGCGATGGGCGGTATAAAAGGCTTGCCTGCGTCAGCACTTTTTAAAGCAAATGGCGACTACGTTCAGGGCTACATCGGTCTTGTACCTGAAGAGATGCTTGAAAACGACATAAATAGGGCCACAAAATAA
- a CDS encoding 5-formyltetrahydrofolate cyclo-ligase yields MSVNLEKNEFRKNARANLMKLTKFKAKCSHYKATKTLLKLINFTNSKKVLFYLPLNYEVDVLKIRRNLSHKCEIFAPFMVGLSLEMVRLRLPFLTYKFNVRQPSGKKMDNVRLDMAVVPAIGVDGAMARIGHGKGFYDRFFDSLPIKPKRIVFLEIKDFYTKDVLSSTQDAVADFYITPNKNYIKRGINDRGFNRLRSRCGWRWSRVSIRQKNK; encoded by the coding sequence ATGAGCGTTAATTTAGAAAAAAATGAATTTAGAAAAAATGCAAGAGCAAATTTGATGAAACTTACTAAATTTAAGGCCAAATGCTCGCATTATAAAGCTACGAAAACTCTTTTAAAATTGATAAATTTTACAAATTCTAAGAAAGTACTGTTTTATTTGCCACTTAACTACGAAGTTGATGTGCTTAAAATAAGGCGAAATTTATCACATAAATGTGAAATTTTTGCCCCTTTTATGGTAGGTCTTAGCTTAGAGATGGTAAGATTGCGACTGCCATTTCTAACTTATAAATTTAATGTCAGACAGCCATCTGGCAAAAAAATGGATAATGTTAGACTTGATATGGCAGTAGTTCCAGCGATTGGGGTTGATGGAGCTATGGCTAGGATAGGGCATGGAAAAGGATTTTATGATAGATTTTTTGACTCTTTGCCTATTAAGCCAAAACGGATAGTTTTTCTTGAGATAAAAGACTTTTATACCAAAGATGTGCTTTCAAGTACACAAGACGCGGTAGCAGACTTTTATATAACCCCAAATAAAAATTATATAAAAAGAGGAATAAATGATAGAGGTTTTAATAGGCTTAGGAGCCGGTGTGGCTGGCGTTGGAGCAGGGTATCTATACGCCAAAAAAATAAATGA
- a CDS encoding teicoplanin resistance protein VanZ, producing MSRVKFLSKICFFAALLAIDFLAFTQKSPTIIENSWDKANHFLAFCVLYILLYLGYEFKIFKNLALLLAFGVQIELVQAFLPNREFSLLDIVADMIGAAFGVIVAKILKRIIYGKSKASF from the coding sequence TTGAGTAGAGTGAAATTCCTTAGCAAAATTTGCTTTTTCGCTGCTCTTTTGGCGATCGATTTTCTTGCATTTACTCAAAAAAGTCCCACGATCATCGAAAATTCGTGGGATAAAGCAAATCATTTTTTAGCTTTTTGCGTCCTATACATCCTGCTTTATCTTGGCTATGAGTTTAAAATTTTTAAAAATTTAGCCCTGCTTTTAGCCTTTGGTGTGCAAATAGAGCTCGTTCAGGCATTTTTACCAAACAGGGAATTTAGTCTGCTTGACATCGTGGCTGATATGATCGGAGCGGCTTTTGGAGTGATAGTAGCTAAAATTTTAAAAAGGATAATTTATGGCAAAAGCAAAGCCAGTTTTTGA
- a CDS encoding flagellar basal body protein FliL: MAEEVEEKKAKKGGNGALMIIIIAIFVLLLVIGGLVAFLMLSSDEPKEANMAQTPAQTQTQSMPAQNKAKHGSNDYSNMGPIYPLDQFIVNLLSENGSRFLKTKIDMEQSDELLTPELDKKKALLRDIIIRTLSSKTYEEVSTTKGKDRLKDEIVGKLNEVLNDGYIKNIFFTDFVVQ, encoded by the coding sequence ATGGCTGAAGAAGTTGAAGAGAAAAAAGCAAAAAAAGGTGGCAATGGTGCATTAATGATAATTATCATTGCGATATTTGTTTTGCTGCTAGTTATTGGAGGGCTAGTCGCGTTTTTGATGCTTAGTTCTGATGAGCCAAAAGAGGCAAATATGGCGCAAACACCAGCTCAGACTCAAACGCAGTCCATGCCAGCTCAAAATAAGGCAAAGCATGGTAGCAACGACTATTCAAATATGGGGCCGATATATCCGCTTGATCAGTTTATTGTAAATTTGCTTAGCGAAAATGGCTCAAGATTTCTTAAAACTAAGATCGATATGGAGCAAAGCGATGAGTTGCTAACTCCTGAGCTTGATAAGAAAAAGGCACTTTTAAGAGACATTATCATCAGGACACTTTCGTCAAAAACTTACGAAGAAGTAAGCACCACAAAGGGCAAAGATAGGCTAAAAGACGAGATTGTAGGCAAGCTAAATGAAGTGCTAAATGATGGCTACATCAAAAATATATTTTTTACTGATTTTGTGGTTCAATGA
- a CDS encoding dihydrodipicolinate reductase — MKFSEFFDIWVNENYYKFGVDIGKKGDFYTNVSVGYLFGACLANYFLKLLKNGEISSSCKVVEIGANSGEMLADFAQGIFTLEPEILPNLEFIIIEPHEILRKKQLETFAKRFGDDIKIKHYENLGECSFDEMFVISNELLDAFSCEVIDGQNMLFVDEDLKFHWQKADQNLLALAKKFGIKKGEISTSYAKFALQLANAAKKVRFLSFDYGEFEPKNEFSLRVFKDHQVFSLFEISDLEPYFKRSDLTYSLCFKQVKEAFYEAGFEMLKFKKQNEALVCDLGVDEILSLVLENGSKQAYENAAKQAKFLLSPEFLGEKFKFIEFLKS, encoded by the coding sequence ATGAAATTTAGCGAGTTTTTTGATATCTGGGTCAATGAAAACTACTATAAATTTGGCGTAGATATCGGCAAAAAGGGCGATTTTTATACAAATGTAAGCGTTGGCTATCTTTTTGGTGCTTGCCTTGCGAACTACTTTTTAAAGCTGCTTAAAAACGGCGAAATTTCTAGCTCTTGCAAGGTTGTGGAGATCGGTGCAAACTCAGGTGAAATGCTAGCTGATTTTGCGCAAGGAATTTTTACGCTTGAGCCAGAAATTTTGCCAAATTTAGAGTTTATAATCATCGAACCTCATGAAATTTTACGTAAAAAACAGCTTGAGACTTTTGCAAAACGCTTTGGCGATGATATCAAAATAAAACACTATGAAAATTTGGGCGAGTGCTCGTTTGATGAAATGTTTGTTATCTCAAATGAGCTGCTTGACGCATTTAGCTGCGAGGTGATAGATGGGCAAAATATGCTTTTTGTGGACGAAGACCTAAAATTTCACTGGCAAAAAGCAGATCAAAACTTGCTAGCTCTTGCAAAGAAATTTGGCATAAAAAAAGGCGAGATATCAACTAGCTACGCTAAATTTGCGCTACAGCTTGCAAATGCGGCAAAAAAGGTAAGATTTTTAAGCTTTGACTACGGCGAATTTGAGCCAAAAAATGAGTTTAGCCTAAGAGTTTTTAAAGACCATCAAGTATTTTCTTTATTTGAAATTTCAGACCTTGAGCCATATTTTAAAAGATCGGATCTAACTTATAGTCTTTGCTTTAAGCAAGTAAAAGAGGCTTTTTATGAGGCTGGCTTTGAGATGCTTAAATTTAAAAAACAAAACGAAGCTTTAGTTTGCGATCTTGGCGTGGATGAAATTTTATCTTTAGTACTTGAAAATGGTAGCAAGCAAGCCTATGAAAATGCAGCCAAACAGGCGAAATTTCTACTCTCGCCCGAGTTTTTAGGCGAGAAGTTTAAATTTATAGAGTTTTTAAAGAGCTAG
- a CDS encoding polyribonucleotide nucleotidyltransferase encodes MRISNNLPTTNHLSRENIAREMGFKFNDINEILSNDMGYGMSFPKYARLDRKAQAASYDRHIYPLSGFTKGDEAKVTIIGKLRGYDPNFTSEQLSDLKNFINESKGLFVEYIQGQQAKPDNDKPKILRDTPYTVNEFLNEYRGDSDLLFMQNSRTIDLLDSDMSVDEFKEEWAKYALKERFNITLSSEDAKNAVNILKELNEKGVQNIDNLEKEDNAREKKFIPIQVTKKSHTYKLEADERFKELYKFIKSEFDSGKSMFEILEKVAKLKVDKSA; translated from the coding sequence ATGCGAATTTCTAATAACCTCCCAACTACTAACCATCTCTCAAGAGAGAACATAGCAAGAGAGATGGGCTTTAAATTTAACGATATAAACGAGATACTTAGTAACGATATGGGATATGGTATGAGCTTTCCTAAATATGCAAGGCTTGATAGAAAAGCTCAAGCTGCGTCTTATGATAGACATATATATCCACTATCTGGCTTTACAAAGGGCGATGAAGCAAAAGTCACTATCATAGGAAAGCTTAGAGGTTATGATCCTAACTTTACAAGCGAGCAGCTATCAGATCTTAAAAATTTCATAAATGAAAGCAAGGGTTTGTTTGTAGAGTATATACAAGGTCAGCAAGCAAAACCAGACAATGATAAGCCAAAAATTTTAAGAGATACCCCATACACTGTAAATGAATTTTTAAATGAATATCGTGGCGATAGTGATTTGCTATTTATGCAAAACTCAAGGACTATTGATCTGCTTGATAGTGATATGAGCGTTGATGAGTTTAAAGAGGAGTGGGCTAAATATGCACTAAAAGAGCGGTTTAATATAACTTTATCTAGCGAAGATGCTAAAAATGCTGTTAATATATTAAAAGAGCTAAACGAAAAAGGTGTTCAGAATATAGATAACCTTGAAAAAGAAGACAATGCCAGAGAGAAGAAATTTATACCTATACAAGTTACTAAAAAATCTCACACCTATAAGCTTGAAGCCGATGAGAGATTTAAAGAGCTTTATAAATTTATAAAGAGTGAATTTGATAGTGGCAAGAGCATGTTTGAAATTTTAGAAAAAGTGGCAAAGCTTAAAGTGGATAAGAGTGCATAG
- a CDS encoding aminoacyl-tRNA deacylase translates to MIHKTNAARALDKLKINYEILEYEVDLNDLSALHVAASTKQDIKQIYKTIVCECEPKNFVVACLQGDLELDLKALAHACGAKRCELINLKDLEKITGYIRGGCSPLAMKKHFATFIDERAKEQEYVLVSAGVRGKQIKIAPNDLLKACEASFANIARLAL, encoded by the coding sequence ATGATACATAAGACAAATGCTGCCAGAGCTTTAGATAAACTAAAAATTAATTATGAAATTTTAGAGTATGAAGTTGATTTAAACGATCTTTCAGCCCTCCACGTAGCAGCTAGCACTAAGCAAGATATAAAGCAAATTTATAAGACTATTGTTTGTGAGTGCGAGCCTAAAAATTTTGTCGTTGCTTGCTTGCAAGGCGATCTGGAGCTTGATCTAAAAGCACTTGCTCATGCGTGTGGCGCCAAACGCTGCGAACTTATAAATTTAAAAGATCTAGAAAAGATCACTGGCTACATCAGGGGCGGCTGTTCACCGCTTGCTATGAAAAAACACTTTGCCACATTTATCGATGAACGTGCAAAAGAGCAAGAGTATGTGTTGGTAAGCGCTGGAGTGAGAGGCAAACAGATAAAAATAGCACCAAATGATCTTTTAAAGGCTTGTGAGGCAAGTTTTGCCAATATCGCTAGGCTAGCTCTTTAA
- a CDS encoding holo-ACP synthase, translating to MIGIDIIKIDRISRLKARYGELFLKKFLSDDEITLAKNDATLAGFWAAKEAASKALGVGISKECGFLDIELSKDAKNAPKIKFSPKIYTNFNIKETSLSITHDGGFAVAAVMIV from the coding sequence ATGATAGGCATTGACATCATTAAAATAGATAGAATTTCTAGACTCAAAGCTCGTTACGGCGAGCTTTTTTTAAAAAAATTTCTTAGTGATGACGAGATCACGCTGGCAAAAAATGATGCGACTTTGGCTGGATTTTGGGCGGCCAAAGAAGCAGCTAGCAAAGCTCTTGGTGTGGGTATCAGCAAAGAGTGTGGCTTTTTGGACATTGAGCTTAGCAAAGACGCAAAAAATGCACCAAAGATAAAATTTAGCCCAAAAATTTATACAAATTTTAATATCAAAGAAACAAGCCTTAGCATAACTCACGATGGCGGATTTGCTGTAGCTGCAGTGATGATTGTCTAA
- a CDS encoding signal recognition particle-docking protein FtsY, producing MLDFLKKGLEKTFGAISSAKKSKKIDKESLEEILLEADVAYEIVEEILYYLPPQDEVSRADLRRVMSSYFIYENERVIEPDKPFVDLILGVNGAGKTTTIAKLANLYKNNGKSVILGACDTFRAGAIEQLRQWSIRLNVPIVATQQGHDPSAVAYDTISSALAKGIDRVILDTAGRLQNQTNLANELEKIVRISKKAYEKAPHRKILILDGTQGNAGVAQAKAFNDIVSLDGVIITKLDGTAKGGALFGVARELELPIFYIGVGESMDDIIKFNPDEFLDELMDAIFE from the coding sequence ATGCTTGATTTTCTAAAAAAAGGCCTTGAGAAGACTTTTGGAGCGATAAGTTCAGCGAAGAAGTCAAAAAAGATAGACAAAGAGAGCTTAGAAGAAATTTTACTTGAAGCTGACGTAGCCTATGAGATCGTAGAAGAAATTTTATACTACTTGCCGCCACAAGATGAAGTGAGTAGAGCTGATCTTAGGCGCGTTATGAGTAGCTATTTTATCTACGAAAATGAGCGTGTGATCGAGCCTGATAAGCCATTTGTCGATCTCATCCTTGGCGTAAATGGCGCTGGCAAGACGACAACCATCGCAAAGCTTGCAAATTTATATAAAAATAACGGTAAAAGCGTTATTTTAGGTGCTTGTGATACATTTAGAGCTGGAGCGATCGAGCAGCTACGCCAGTGGTCAATCAGACTAAATGTGCCAATAGTCGCCACACAGCAAGGGCATGATCCTTCAGCTGTTGCTTACGATACGATTAGCTCAGCCCTTGCAAAAGGCATCGACCGAGTCATCCTAGACACAGCTGGCAGACTTCAAAACCAGACAAATTTGGCAAACGAGCTAGAAAAAATCGTTCGTATTAGCAAAAAAGCTTACGAAAAAGCACCTCACCGCAAAATTTTGATTCTTGATGGCACGCAAGGTAACGCCGGAGTTGCGCAAGCGAAAGCATTTAACGATATTGTCTCGCTTGATGGCGTCATCATCACAAAGCTTGACGGCACTGCAAAGGGAGGAGCGCTATTTGGCGTGGCAAGAGAGCTTGAGCTACCTATATTTTATATAGGCGTTGGCGAGAGCATGGATGATATCATCAAATTTAACCCGGATGAATTTTTAGACGAGCTCATGGACGCCATTTTTGAGTAG
- a CDS encoding ribonuclease Y, producing MIEVLIGLGAGVAGVGAGYLYAKKINDANYNIFLEQAKAKAKAIEYEAELTLKNSKISVQEAEFEAKKRYDDKTTKLQKEYASKFDELAKKEKILLNEQELLNESKELFEKDKQDAKITYEEGLNLKATYQNKVEEAIRVLEHAAGLTEEEAKEVVLKKVEEKSRADIAHIVRKYEEEAKREAKKRVNYILAQATSRFAGEFAAERLINVVNIKNDELKGRIIGKEGRNIKTLEMVLGVDIIIDDTPHAIILSSFNLYRRAIATRVIELLVEDGRIQPARIEDLHKKVTEEFEQSIQEEGENIVMDLGLNKIHPEIVKLIGKLKFRASYGQNALAHSLEVAHLAGIIAAECGGDEKLAKRAGILHDIGKALTHEYEGSHVDLGAEICKRYKEHPVVINAIYAHHGHEEATSIESAAVCAADALSAARPGARREVLESFLKRVEEIENIAKSKDGIKQAYAINAGREIRVIANAKLINDDEAVLVAKEIAQEIESKVQYPGEIKVSVIRETRAVDFAK from the coding sequence ATGATAGAGGTTTTAATAGGCTTAGGAGCCGGTGTGGCTGGCGTTGGAGCAGGGTATCTATACGCCAAAAAAATAAATGATGCAAACTACAACATATTCTTAGAACAAGCAAAAGCAAAGGCAAAAGCTATTGAGTATGAAGCTGAGCTAACGCTTAAAAATTCTAAAATTTCAGTACAAGAGGCTGAATTTGAAGCCAAAAAAAGATACGATGACAAGACGACAAAGCTTCAAAAAGAGTATGCAAGTAAATTTGATGAACTAGCCAAAAAAGAGAAAATTTTGCTAAATGAGCAAGAGCTTTTAAACGAGAGTAAAGAGCTTTTTGAAAAAGATAAGCAAGACGCAAAGATCACTTACGAAGAGGGTTTAAATTTAAAAGCGACTTATCAAAACAAAGTAGAAGAAGCAATAAGAGTGCTTGAGCACGCTGCTGGCTTAACAGAAGAAGAAGCAAAAGAGGTCGTGCTTAAAAAGGTCGAGGAGAAGTCTCGTGCGGATATCGCTCATATCGTTAGAAAATACGAAGAAGAAGCAAAAAGAGAGGCTAAAAAGAGAGTTAATTACATCTTGGCGCAGGCTACGTCAAGATTTGCTGGAGAATTTGCGGCTGAGCGTCTGATAAATGTAGTAAATATCAAAAACGATGAGCTAAAAGGTAGGATCATCGGTAAAGAAGGACGTAATATCAAGACCCTTGAAATGGTGCTTGGAGTTGATATCATCATCGATGATACCCCGCACGCAATCATACTAAGCAGCTTTAACCTTTACAGGCGTGCGATCGCAACAAGAGTGATCGAGCTTTTGGTAGAGGATGGAAGAATCCAACCTGCGAGGATAGAAGACCTTCACAAAAAAGTGACTGAAGAATTTGAGCAAAGCATACAAGAAGAGGGCGAAAACATCGTCATGGATCTTGGTCTAAATAAAATTCACCCAGAGATAGTAAAACTAATAGGCAAGCTTAAATTTAGAGCAAGCTACGGACAAAATGCCTTGGCTCACAGCCTTGAAGTAGCTCACCTTGCTGGTATCATCGCAGCTGAGTGTGGCGGAGATGAGAAGCTTGCAAAAAGAGCTGGCATACTTCACGATATCGGTAAGGCGCTAACTCACGAGTATGAGGGCAGTCACGTTGATCTTGGAGCTGAAATTTGTAAACGCTACAAAGAGCATCCAGTAGTCATCAACGCTATCTACGCTCACCACGGCCACGAAGAGGCAACAAGTATAGAAAGTGCGGCTGTTTGCGCAGCTGACGCACTAAGTGCAGCTCGTCCAGGTGCAAGGCGTGAGGTGCTTGAGAGCTTCCTAAAACGTGTCGAAGAGATCGAAAATATCGCAAAAAGTAAAGACGGTATCAAACAAGCTTATGCAATAAATGCAGGCCGTGAAATTCGTGTCATCGCAAATGCTAAACTCATAAACGACGACGAGGCAGTGCTTGTAGCAAAAGAGATAGCTCAAGAGATCGAGAGCAAGGTGCAGTATCCTGGTGAGATAAAAGTAAGCGTCATCAGAGAGACTCGCGCTGTTGATTTTGCAAAATAA